A genomic region of Actinomycetota bacterium contains the following coding sequences:
- a CDS encoding cobalamin B12-binding domain-containing protein produces the protein MAVRVVVAKPGLDGHDRGAKVVARALRDAGFEVIYTGLHQTPEQIVSATLQEDAQAVGLSIHSGAHMTLFPKVVELLREAGAEDVIVFGGGIVPKPDIPLLKEQGIAEVFTPGTPMKAIVDWVRDNVPDRS, from the coding sequence GTGGCCGTCCGCGTCGTCGTGGCCAAACCCGGCCTCGATGGGCACGATCGAGGCGCCAAGGTCGTGGCTCGTGCGCTGCGGGATGCCGGCTTCGAGGTGATCTACACCGGTCTGCACCAGACGCCGGAACAGATCGTGAGCGCCACGTTGCAGGAGGACGCGCAGGCGGTCGGCCTGTCGATCCACTCCGGGGCGCACATGACGCTGTTCCCGAAGGTGGTCGAGCTCCTGCGCGAAGCCGGCGCCGAGGACGTCATCGTGTTCGGAGGCGGCATCGTCCCGAAGCCGGACATCCCCCTCCTCAAGGAGCAGGGGATCGCCGAGGTGTTCACCCCGGGCACGCCGATGAAGGCCATCGTCGACTGGGTGCGCGACAACGTTCCCGACCGCAGCTGA
- the sucC gene encoding ADP-forming succinate--CoA ligase subunit beta, which translates to MDLVEYQGKQLFRRNGVPVPAEGRVCRTIDEVETAARELGGTVVVKAQVKTGGRGKAGGVKLANDADEARSVSEDILGLDIKGHTVNVVYVEPASDIAEEYYLSVMHDRVNKGYLVICSAKGGVDIEEVNRTDPDAVVKVSLTPNDTTDGLQRDRALDILTQAAIPEDGREAAADLLVTLFDAFRAEDATLCEVNPLIKTPDGRVIALDAKVSLDNNAAFRHGDYDEWKVAGLEADDPLEAEAKEKDIQYVKLDGQVGVLGNGAGLVMATLDVVAQHGGQAANFLDVGGGASADAMAASLGLVLKDPSVKSVFVNIFGGITRGEEVANGIVEATRRLGDFPQKLVIRLDGTNAEQGRRILEEADLPNVISAPTMDEAAELAVALAKEAS; encoded by the coding sequence GTGGACCTCGTCGAGTACCAAGGCAAACAACTCTTCCGCCGCAACGGCGTCCCGGTCCCTGCCGAGGGCCGGGTGTGCCGGACCATCGACGAGGTCGAGACCGCCGCGCGTGAGCTCGGCGGCACCGTCGTCGTCAAGGCGCAGGTGAAGACCGGGGGGCGCGGCAAGGCGGGAGGGGTCAAGCTCGCCAACGACGCCGATGAGGCGCGCTCGGTCTCCGAGGACATCCTCGGGCTCGACATCAAGGGGCACACCGTCAACGTCGTCTACGTGGAGCCGGCATCCGACATCGCCGAGGAGTACTACCTGTCGGTGATGCACGACCGCGTGAACAAGGGCTACCTCGTCATCTGCTCCGCGAAGGGCGGCGTGGACATCGAGGAGGTGAACCGCACCGATCCCGACGCCGTCGTCAAGGTCTCGCTCACCCCCAATGACACCACCGACGGTCTCCAACGCGACCGCGCCCTCGACATCCTGACCCAGGCAGCCATCCCGGAGGACGGCAGGGAGGCGGCAGCGGATCTGCTCGTGACCCTCTTCGACGCGTTCCGGGCGGAGGATGCGACCCTCTGCGAGGTCAACCCCCTGATCAAGACCCCCGATGGCCGCGTGATCGCCCTCGACGCCAAGGTCAGCCTCGACAACAACGCTGCCTTCCGCCACGGCGACTACGACGAGTGGAAGGTCGCCGGGCTGGAGGCCGACGATCCGCTCGAGGCGGAGGCCAAGGAGAAGGACATCCAGTACGTCAAGCTCGACGGCCAGGTCGGGGTCCTCGGCAACGGCGCCGGCCTGGTCATGGCGACGCTCGACGTCGTGGCACAACACGGGGGGCAGGCCGCCAACTTCCTCGACGTCGGTGGTGGTGCGTCCGCAGACGCCATGGCCGCATCGCTCGGACTCGTCCTGAAGGACCCCAGTGTCAAGAGCGTCTTCGTCAACATCTTCGGCGGCATCACGCGTGGCGAGGAGGTCGCCAACGGTATCGTGGAAGCGACCCGGCGCCTCGGCGACTTCCCTCAGAAGCTGGTGATCCGCCTGGACGGCACCAACGCCGAGCAGGGGCGTCGCATCCTCGAGGAAGCGGACCTGCCCAACGTCATCTCCGCCCCGACCATGGACGAGGCCGCCGAGCTGGCCGTCGCCCTCGCGAAGGAAGCCAGCTGA